Genomic window (Rossellomorea aquimaris):
TTTACATTGGTTATAGTGTCCTGCTTACCCATTCGGCAATCCAGGCGCATGCAACGGCGGCATAAGTTCCCACCACGTTACCTAGAATCCCCATCAATAAACCTACAGGGGCAAGAGAAGGCTGGAATACAGAGGCTACAACAGGAGCCGAGCTTGTTCCACCGATGTTTCCTTGAGATCCTACTGCTACGAAGAATAGAGGAGCCCGTAGTAAGCGTGCCACTAAGAAAATGATGATTACATGTATGGCTAACCATACAATCCCCATTGCGACATATTGAGGGGAATCCCATACATAAGCAAGATCGGCTTTTGCTCCGATCGTTGCAAGCAGGAGATAAATTCCTGCGTATCCGATTTTACTTGCACCATAGTTCTCAAGGGTGCGAATCTTAGTAAAGGAGAAGATGATCCCGACAGCAGAAATGATCATAATCGTCCAAGTTCCAGCAGAGAGTACATTTGAGACCGGTAACGTTTCTGAGAACTTACGTACAACGTAAGCTACACCGAATCCTAAACCAATAATGGCGGCAAGGTAGGGAACCTCGATAGGCTTGGCATTTTTACGTTGGAGTTCTCCCATATCCTCATTCACCTTGCGGATGATCGAGTTATCCGCTTTGTTCCATTTATCGAATTTATGTTGGAATCCTGCCAGGGCAATCATGATTCCCATCCAGCTATAACCGACAACGGTATCGACGACAATAATAGGAGAAAGGA
Coding sequences:
- a CDS encoding DUF819 family protein, whose translation is MWWRFDTILIQEPMAIFSYLAALVGLVFILGESKNPFLKKFFHYAPPLIWTYFLPMLSTTFGIIPDQSSLYDFTSAYILPVGLLLLLLSANVPATLKLGPKAITMFLAGTLGVVIGGPIALAIFQPFLPEDAWTGVAALAGSWIGGSANMAAMIEATGTPKEILSPIIVVDTVVGYSWMGIMIALAGFQHKFDKWNKADNSIIRKVNEDMGELQRKNAKPIEVPYLAAIIGLGFGVAYVVRKFSETLPVSNVLSAGTWTIMIISAVGIIFSFTKIRTLENYGASKIGYAGIYLLLATIGAKADLAYVWDSPQYVAMGIVWLAIHVIIIFLVARLLRAPLFFVAVGSQGNIGGTSSAPVVASVFQPSLAPVGLLMGILGNVVGTYAAVACAWIAEWVSRTL